A genomic region of Trifolium pratense cultivar HEN17-A07 linkage group LG3, ARS_RC_1.1, whole genome shotgun sequence contains the following coding sequences:
- the LOC123915525 gene encoding uncharacterized protein LOC123915525, whose translation MNVKGILDGNTNWAVKDDNDDVTDLISSGSITQDSMNNSMCSSFSSSELDDDDQNQEASSSTSSLSSSSSNSNGPLYKLSELMDHLPIKRGLSMFYEGKTQSFGSLARVESIEDLPKKERANYGNKVKSCKSFGLCTPKGRISKKSSRGPCCVPVVTRRGSFLGGSRSSFAVQKNFSNSIL comes from the exons atgAATGTCAAGGGAATTTTAGATGGTAACACAAATTGGGCTGTTAaggatgataatgatgatgtaACTGATTTAATTTCTAGTGGCTCTATCACACAAGATTCAATGAATAATTCTAtgtgttcatcattttcttcatcagagttggatgatgatgatcaaaATCAAGAAGCATCTTCTTCAACTTCAAGtttatcatcttcatcatcaaattcaaaTGGTCCTTTATATAAACTATCAGAACTCATGGATCATCTTCCTATTAA GAGAGGATTGTCTATGTTTTATGAAGGGAAGACACAATCTTTTGGATCTTTAGCTAGAGTGGAAAGCATAGAAGATCTTCCTAAGAAAGAAAGAGCAAATTATGGAAATAAAGTGAAATCATGTAAAAGCTTTGGATTGTGCACTCCAAAGGGAAGAATATCAAAGAAATCTTCAAGAGGACCTTGTTGTGTACCTGTTGTAACTAGAAGAGGGAGTTTCCTTGGAGGGTCTAGATCTTCTTTTGCTGTACAAAAAAACTTTTCAAATTCAATCTTGtaa